One window of Candidatus Nitrospira kreftii genomic DNA carries:
- a CDS encoding tRNA (Adenosine(37)-N6)-threonylcarbamoyltransferase complex dimerization subunit type 1 TsaB has product MKILAVETATAWQSVALLEDDHVLAMHDQEAGGAHGSLLLPTIDRLLAKSKVRLSELDGLCCSAGPGSFTGIRIGLATCLGLRAASGVPLALVPTLEAMVRNVQGEARLLCPVLESRRDEVYWALFRWMGEARWKRMLSEQVGTPRALAQSLTEHTVMFGIGWSSMEGEIRAALPESITVTVGPDHAFKPSAIHVARIGIERIRRGEIAGSAVAPLYVQRAEAEIQYERSGGISSVARRQKRIEKKVAARLARGRRR; this is encoded by the coding sequence ATGAAAATTCTCGCAGTTGAAACGGCCACCGCATGGCAGAGTGTGGCACTCCTTGAAGATGATCACGTGTTGGCCATGCATGACCAAGAGGCGGGCGGCGCTCATGGGTCTCTATTGTTGCCGACAATTGATCGGTTGCTTGCCAAATCCAAAGTCCGACTCAGTGAGCTTGATGGCCTCTGCTGTTCAGCCGGTCCTGGCTCGTTCACGGGTATCCGTATCGGTCTTGCGACCTGCCTGGGCCTGCGGGCGGCCAGCGGCGTTCCTCTCGCCTTGGTGCCTACCTTGGAAGCGATGGTGAGGAATGTGCAAGGGGAGGCTCGTCTTCTCTGCCCCGTATTAGAGAGTCGTCGAGATGAGGTGTATTGGGCTCTGTTCAGGTGGATGGGGGAGGCACGATGGAAGCGGATGTTGAGTGAACAGGTCGGTACCCCACGAGCTCTTGCGCAGAGCCTGACTGAGCACACCGTAATGTTTGGGATTGGATGGTCATCGATGGAGGGTGAGATTCGAGCGGCATTGCCAGAGTCAATCACGGTTACGGTCGGGCCGGATCATGCCTTCAAACCTTCGGCGATTCATGTGGCTCGCATTGGAATAGAACGAATACGACGAGGCGAGATTGCCGGGAGCGCGGTCGCTCCGTTGTATGTGCAACGTGCCGAAGCGGAAATCCAGTACGAACGGTCAGGAGGCATCTCGTCGGTAGCGCGACGTCAGAAGAGAATAGAGAAAAAAGTTGCGGCCCGATTGGCTCGCGGTCGGCGGCGTTAG
- a CDS encoding hypothetical protein (conserved protein of unknown function): MMKRVLRSFLIVVCGGSVLAGCALVVPKEDLPLKRVTAEEFTTLLRQRDGAIHSMKGLFTAKVRGGLMPIATRVEGTIHFRRPNALRLRGFTPFGSELFEFVQSDDWYKLRLPLEGKIYTGRQSDMKEMGKIARFSQLSAWAVGGVLGMSSIHKDETVKVVEERDRYRLEVYTSGGGGAGSSHRLIRRLWFDHRLLVVQEDRLGSNGEVEAMIQYDDFRSLDDGRIVPAQMTVDQDRRMLRPFKISLEDGRGQGTIHVTFHELQHNQTIKTEDLGQTS; encoded by the coding sequence CGAAGGAAGACCTGCCGCTGAAACGGGTGACGGCTGAGGAGTTCACGACGCTGTTACGGCAGCGAGATGGGGCCATTCATTCAATGAAAGGATTGTTCACCGCCAAAGTGAGAGGCGGACTTATGCCAATCGCAACGCGGGTGGAAGGGACCATCCATTTTCGTCGACCCAATGCATTGCGGTTGAGGGGTTTTACGCCTTTCGGAAGCGAGTTGTTTGAATTCGTGCAATCCGATGATTGGTATAAGCTCCGCTTGCCGCTGGAAGGGAAAATCTATACCGGTCGCCAATCGGACATGAAGGAGATGGGGAAGATCGCTCGATTCTCGCAATTGAGCGCCTGGGCGGTCGGTGGTGTTCTTGGCATGAGTTCGATTCATAAGGACGAGACGGTGAAAGTCGTGGAAGAGCGGGATCGATATCGCCTTGAGGTGTATACGTCCGGCGGTGGCGGGGCGGGTTCATCGCATCGGCTCATCCGCCGCCTCTGGTTTGACCACCGATTATTGGTGGTGCAAGAGGATCGATTGGGGTCGAACGGCGAAGTGGAAGCGATGATTCAGTACGACGATTTTCGATCGCTGGATGACGGCCGCATTGTTCCTGCGCAAATGACCGTCGATCAGGACCGGCGGATGTTACGCCCGTTCAAGATTTCTCTAGAAGACGGTCGTGGGCAGGGCACGATTCACGTGACGTTCCATGAGTTGCAGCACAACCAAACAATCAAAACAGAGGATTTGGGGCAGACCTCATAG